TTAAATTTAATTTTAGAAATTCTTCTTTTAGACAGATAAAATTATCGTAAGCCTGGCAAGGACGCCAGGCTAGCGAACCTGAGGCAGGACGCTGAATGTGAGCGTTAGATAATTTTATATGGCTAAAAGATTAGAATTTCTTAAATTAAATTTATTGTTCCGAGCTTTTATGCAAGTCATGGAGGAGAAATTTCATAATTCTATCACATTATACCTTTTTGTGGTTTAATCATGGTATAAAATTATAGAAAAATAATTTCACGTAGTATTTAAATTTCCCCTCTACAGAAAGTATATATTTTTCTATAAAGTTTATGAATTCTTTCCTGTTAAAATTATTCTCAATTATATTTCCATAATGTTCCTTATAATATACATCTACCATATTTGAAAGCTTTTCTCTAAGCTTATCATCTTTTATATTCTCTACAAACTCCTTATCCCCTATGCTTTCTCCTCTTACTATATCTATACTCTTAAGTCTTCTAGCTGTGAAACAATAAAGAGGTATAATACTATTTGATTTTATAATTTTTCTTCTTTTAACCTTATAAAGTACGTAACTCAAAGCTAAAATACCTATAGAAGCTAGTATGGTAACAATTATTTTTATTTGTTTACTAGTTAATTTAATTTTGTGATTTTCTGATACGGTTTGCTCTTTTTGTATATTTTGTACTTTATTCTTATTTTTGTTAATTTTTATATCGTCTATATTTATATTCGCATTTTTTTTCTTTTTATTTCTTCTATATTCCACTGGAGTAGGTGATGCATCTGCTATGGCCCAAATATCCTTTTCAGGATCAATTAATACCTCACACCAAGCATGAGCTTCTTCATTAGTTACATTTATACGCGTGTTTCCCTCTCCCTTTCTATCAACTTTAAAGCCTTCGGAATATCTAGCAGGCACTCCCGCTATTCTGCACATAACAGTCATAGCTGTAGCAAAATACGTACAGTATCCTTTTTTTTCATCAAAAAGAAAATAATCTACGAAATCTCTTCCCTCTGGTACATCAAAAACTTCTAATGTATATTGATAGTTTTTATTTAAATAATTTATTATCCTTTCTACTTTCTCTTCGCTGCTCCTGCTTCCAGCTACTATATCATAAGTTAATTCATAAACCCTCTCTGGAACAGAATTGGGCATCTGCAAATAATCTCCATACTTAATCTTTAACGTATCATCGCTCATTACAATAAGACTTTCTCCTATATTCTCTCGTTTTATAGAATTCATATCTCTAAATTTACTTTCTTCCCCTTTATCATATATCATTTCACCTAAAAAATAAGTGCTATAGTTTATATCATTTTCCCTAATATATTTTGTAAACTCCTCAATAGTCTGTACGGCTCCATCTGTATATTTCACTGAATATGGTGAATCCTGAATCTGTGAACTTATAAATACAGGAGTATTATCATAATACACTGTACTATTTACGCCCTCAATATCATAAGGATTTAGTGGAACTAATAAGGATGTGCTTCTTATTTCTTTAGGGATAATTTTCACTTTACGTTTTTTAATACCTTTTGTATTAAATACGCCAAATTTTCTTATATTTTGATTTTCTTTTTTCCAATAAGATATATTTTTGGATTTCCACATAACGCCATTATAATAATTTTTCATGGATCCCCTAATATATTTTATATAATTACCATCCATCTCAAAGGCTACCTTATCGTCTAATATTATTCTTCCTCCTAGTTTTTTATCATTATTTGAATATCCTGATAGTCTTAAATTATATGAACTTCCCTTAGCTACATCTAGAGGATTATTTTGAAAATTTTTTGCGAATCTATTTACAAAATTTCCTTTGTGATTAGTATAATATTTTCCCTTAAAATTTTGTGGTAAAACTATAGATATAGTTGAAACTATTAATGAAAAAATACAGGAAAATATAACTACTTTTTTAAAATTAAGCTTAATTTCAACATTATCTTTAAGAAGTTTTTTCCGCATCTTGCTGTAGGCAAAAATCCCACTAGAAAATAAAGAAATAAATAAGAACATCTTTAGGTTTTTCTTTACATCCTCGGTATACCCCAAAAACCACATGGATGTTACATAGGCCAAATTCATAAGTATTATTAAATTATTAAATTTATAACTTATACCTAAAACTAGTGGTACTACTAATACAAAAGCTAATATAAACATAAATTTATATTGAGCAAAGGCTGTAGGTTGTATTTTTTCAGTTAAAGTATAGAGCTCATTAAAATTGTTTATAAACTCTTTTTCAATAAAGCCATAAAAATTATTTCTATTATTATATACAATTAAAAATAAAAAGAGAAATATAGCTCCTGTAGCTATTAATCTATATTTTCCCCTCTTCAAAACATAACTATATATCCAATATATAAATAAACTTATTAAAAATAAAAATATAATATAGAAATAGCTAAATCCTTTTATTATTAAAGTATCTTTTAATAGCTTCATTGCAAAGAGCAAATTAACAAGAACTCCAAAAATTAGAGCCCCTCTCTCTTTTATCCAGTTCAATACTTTTCCCCCCTGATCTGACAGTTGACAATTTACATTTGTGAATTAATAATTCTTTATTCATAATTTTGTTATCACTCTAAAGAATGTTTTCTTCTACAATTTCATTAATTAAAGTCTAAAACCATATACAAAAATTGTATTAATTCTTTTTAACAATATTTAATTGAAATCCTTCTGTATTATACTGTTAATATTTATTGTTCTAACCCCTATTTTCTCTAAAGCATCTATGTATTTAGCATTGTATGTATCAGCCAAATAATATAATAACACTACTTTATAATTCTTGTTTATTAGTGAACATAACGTATTCCAAATTTTTTCATGAACTTCTGAAGTAACTATATAAATAAGTCCACTATAAGAAATATATTTTATATTCATATCTATAAAATCACAAAAATCTACATTGCCGTCACTTTTCTCATTTACCATATCTTCCATAAATTCATTAAAAGATTGTCCATTATATACTTCTAGCTTAGTATTTTTACTATCATTTATAAATATTTTACTTTTAATTCCATTTATATTCATATAGTTTATCAATGAAGCTGCTATCTCTATACATTTATCCTCTATCCATTTACCATCCTTAGATGTGTAGCTCTCTCTACTCATATTCAAAAAAACATTAGCCAACTTTCCACTAGTGCTTTCAAAATTTTTAACATAAAGCTGCCTTTGTTTAGCACTTAGCTTCCAATGTACTCTTTTTAGACTATCACCACTTACATACTTTCTAATATCTTTTAACAAAGATGTATCCTCATTAAAATTTCTATTTATACTTCTACTATCACAAGTTCCATCTCCAAAAACCCACTTACCATCTATTGGATATATTTTAGGATAAACTTTTATCAACTTATCTCCCACGTAATACTTCCTTTTTAAAGAAAATATATTAAATAAATCATACGCCATTATATTAAATTCCCCTAAATCAAACACCCCTCTAGAGTTAAATATTAAATTTAGTTTTATAATTTCACTTTTATTAGAATCTACATATACACAATGACCATGATAATTTTTATCAAACAGCTTAATGCTATTATTAAATATATAAAGATATGGAATACTATAGTTTTTTACCAGTACTTCTAAGTCATCACTTTCCCCTACGGTGTAAGAATTCTTTTTATCTCTAAAAACTAAGTGCAATTTTCCCATTACTTTATAGATGTATATAAGCTCAATAATTAATGTAACCACAAAAGTATAAAAAACAGCATAAGGAAGATTTCCTCCTAGTATAATTGCCACTATAAAGGAAATTACAAGAATAAATATAAACTTTTTATTTATCTTTATCATTTTCATTTACCTTAGGTACAGCTATAGTGTTTAAAATATCTTTCACTACATCATCTGATGTATAATTGCTTACCCTTGCTGAAGGGGTTAATATTATTCTGTGGCTTAATACTGATAGAGCATTTTCTTTTACATCTTCAGGTATTACATAATTTCTGCCATTTATAAGTGCATTAGCTTGTGACACTCTAAGAAGTGCTAAAGTTGCTCTAGTACTTGCACCTAGTACTAAAAATTTATTATTTCTGGTGGCATCAATTATATTTATTATATATTTATTTATATCCTCGCTAACATATATTTCTCTAACTTTATGCTGCAATAGCATTATATCTTCTGCTTCTGCAACGGCTTCAATATCTTCAATAGGCTCATTTTTCCTATATACATTTAATATGCTTAATTCTGCATCCTGACTTGGATAACCTATTCTAACTTTCATCATGAATCTATCTAGCTGAGCTTCTGGAAGTGGATATGTACCTTCATACTCTATAGGATTTTGAGTAGCTAAAACAAAAAAAGGACTTTGTAGTTTATATACATTATTTCCTTCTGATACCTGTCTCTCCTCCATTACTTCCAGCAATGCTGCTTGAGTTTTAGGGGAAGTTCTATTTATTTCATCTCCCAGAACTATGTTAGCAAAAATAGGTCCCTTCATAAATTGAAATTCCATGGTCTTTTGATTATAAATAGATACCCCTGTTATATCTGAAGGTAACAAGTCTGGCGTAAATTGTATTCTACTATAGGATAAATTAAGTGACTTAGCTAAAGCCTTCACCAACATAGTTTTACCAACACCAGGTATATCCTCTATAAGAATATGTCCATTAGATATTATTCCTTTTAATATGTTTCTTATTTCAGCATTTTTACCTATTATAACCTTTTCCATGTTACCTATTATTTTTTCTAACAATTCAACTTCTTTACTCATTTTCATTACCCCCTCTGTTTTGTTTCATTTCAATCACCAACCCCTATTCACTGATCTAGAATTCATGGTTTTATTAACTTTTAATTTTAAATTTATAAATTTCTAGTTCTTCATTGATGATTTAATATTCTAAATAATTAGTTACATCTATTATATAACTTTATTGTGATATTTTCTATTTTTTCCATAAAAATAATACTCATAAAAACATGAGTATTATTTGTTTTAATTGGTTTTAGTATTGTTTGTACTTTGATTTGCTGGTTTTGTACCTGTTTTAGTGGTGTCTACTGGTTTCTCAGGAACTTCTTCTTGTTTAGGAGTTTCCGCATTTGGCTTAGAAGGCTCTTCACTCGGTTTGGTATTTGGTTTAGGATTCTCTTCTGGTTTCTTTTCAGGTTTCTTAGTTCCTTTTTTCACTATACCATTTACGGGTCTATAAAAGTCATCTGATACTAGTTCCTTTTTAACCAAATTGCCGTTTTCATATATATTTCTATAAACCTTAACTTTATAACCTGTATGCGCAGGTTGAATCTGCTCTGTCTTTCCTTCTTCTAAATTTGGATCATCTTTAGTCTGACTGGAGGCTTGCAATGTTTGATATATATTATTTTCCAAAGAGTAAGTTCTATTTTTTAAACTTTTATTGCTGTATATATTGAAAGTAACTACTCTACCACCTGTATGTCCTACAATATAAATAGGATATTTAAAGGTATTCTTAAATTTATAATCTATATTTCCATAATCTACAGTAGCGTCCATACCATAAGGCACATAACTGGATGGAAATGAATGATGAGCTCTTTCTACAGAACTTAACCCAGTCTTCAATACTACATTATAAAGGGTACTTGATACTTGACATACTCCTCCACCTAATCCCGATTCCAACTTGTTTCCAACTATTACTCCAGCTGCCATGTAACCTTTCTCTGCTGTTCTTCTTCCAACTACATCATTGAAGCTAAATACTTCTCCTGGCATTATCAATGTTCCATTTATACTTTCAGTTGATAATTTAACATTAGTAGCTCTTGCATAGGAGGAACTTCTATAGCTTGTACTAAAAGTTGCTAATAGAGTATCTATTTGTTTTAATTTTTCTTTAGTTGCCTTTGGCTTTGCAACTTGAAGTGGTGCATCTAAGTTAAAATCTTCACCATTATTTTTTTCTATTTTCTCTTTTATTTCTTTCTCTAGTTTATCTGCCAGAAGCTTTTTTCCCTGAACTTCTGGAATTATTTCTATACCTCCAGCATTAGTAAAGTTTATCTTTGCATCCTTAGGTTCTTTGTTTACATTTTTGGAAATTCCATCAATTATATTCTTCATTTTCTTCTCATCATAGGTAAATTTAGGAGCAAACGTCCTTTCTTTGGCCTTTTTTATATAAAAATATTTTTTAAAAATATTTCCTTCTTTACCATAAGAATATACCTCATCTAAGGTAGACTTAATGTTATACTTAATATTTAAATCAGAATACTGTATATAATAGCTTTTTCCTTCCGCCCTTATTGTGATTTTATTATTTTTTTGTATGGATTTTTGTCTTTCACTTAATAATTTAAAAGCTTGTTCCTTAGTTTTTCCTGATAAATCTACCCCACTTACCTTAACTCCAGGTGAAATAGTTTCTTGGTATTTTTTCACTGTAAAATAGGCATAACTAGTAAATCCCACTAAAAGAAACATAATTACTGATATAACTACAATAAATATATTTCTATATGGTTTTTTATCTACACTTTTTATTTTCATAGCACTTCTCTCCTTTGCATATCCTAAATCATTATACTACAAAAATCATTAATGTTAATATATTTTTATATTTAAATATATTACTATATATTTAAAAAAATCACTCTATATATTTACAATTACTTCTATGAAAAAACATTATTTATGAATCTCTAAACACTAATTCTAACTCCATAAAATATCTTCCCGCATTATGGACTATTTTTAAGTATTTAAATAGTATAAATTTCTCTATATTACCAATTTGAAAATATAATTTTATTTAAAAAAATATTTAATTATGTTAAAATTAATAAATAATATTTCAAACTATTTTAGGGGGAATTGACATGAATTTAAATGAGAGGAAAATTAAATACTACTTAAATAATGTTTTAACTATACCTAGTCCAACAGGTTATACTAGCAAAATAATGGACTATATAAAAGAAGAATTACATATTATCAGTGCTTATTATTACACCACTAACAAAGGTGCCATAATTGTTTCTATTAAAGGAAAAGATGATGAAAATCAAAGAACCTTGTCTGCCCATGTGGATACATTAGGGGCTATGGTTAAAGGCATTAACTCTAATGGTACTTTAGCTTTAACTCCACTAGGTGGATACATGATGAACTCAATAGAAGGAGAAAATTGTACTGTGGAAACCATCGAGGGTAAAGTTTTCACTGGAACAATTCAAACCAAGAAACCATCCGTACATATAAGTGGTAACGATGCCAGAGAACTTAAGAGAACTCCTGAAAATATGGAAGTAGTTTTAGATGAAAAAGTTTTTTCTAAAGAAGATGTGGAAAAATTAGAAATAAATGTAGGCGATTTTATATGCTTAGATAGCAGGACATCATTTACTGAAAAAGGTTTTATAAAAACAAGACATCTAGATGATAAAGCTAGTGTAGCTATTCTTCTTTACGTTATAAAATATATATTAGAAAATTCTCTAGACCTTCCTTACACAACAAATATATTAATAAGTAATTATGAAGAAGTTGGTCATGGTGCTTGTTATATTCCCCCAAAAACTAAAGAATTTATCTCAGTTGATATGGGTGCTCCTGGGCTAGATCAAAATTCTTCTGAATATTGTGTATGTATATGTGCTAAGGATTCTTCTGGTCCTTACGATTTAGATATTAGAAAGAAGTTAACAGATATATGTAAAAAAAATAATATAAATTATAAGATAGATACTTATCCCCATTATGGTTCTGATGCTTCTGCCGCCCTTAGAGCTGGCTATGATATAAAAACTGGTCTTATTGGCCCGGGTATTTTTGCATCCCATGCTTATGAAAGAACTCATATGGATTCTGTTTTAGCTACTACAGAACTTGTTCTTAACTATTGCAAAAGCAATTAATTAAAACCCTTCGCATAAAAAAACTACCGAGTTTTCATGCAAAATATTACCTAGAAAACTCGGTAGTTTTTTTATATCATGTCCACTACCATAAAAGCTAAATTATTTGAATGTGCCTTAGCTGCTAAATAATGTTTTTTAGTCTTATATCAAATAAACAATTTATTTAGTATAATGAATATCTTTGTTATATGGACAATCTGTTATTGCTTTTTCTGAGATTTTTTATATTCACTCTCTCTTCTTCACTTAATCTCTTGGATTCTAATATCTTTTGTATAGATTTATTTCTAACTTCCCGGGAAATTTTTTCACTTTCTATAAATTCTAAAGCTAATGATCCATCCACAAAATAGCAAGTACTTATAAGCCAAGCCATACCCATTACAACATAATATTCTTTACTGTCTACATACCGTATCATAAGAAATATATCTTCTATATGTTTTTGATCTGTAAAATAGTTGTTCAGTAATACTAAGCCAAATCTAATTTCCCATGGATTAGCACTGCGTATATATTTTTTAGTCCTTATAAAAAAGCTCTCTCTACTTTCTTTAACTACTTTTTTCAAGCTTCCAACAAAACTATCACATAAAGCCCAATTGTGGATTCTTAGAATGTATAAATCTATATTATTAAACATATTCTTAGTGTCTTCATAGGGCAAATTGGGAAGAAGCATACCCTGAATAAGCTTTTCTTCATAGGTATCTCCCTCTTCTAAAAAATTATAAAAATTCATTAAGTCATTATTCTTACAAAGACTTTTACTTATCTTCTTTAGTATAGGAATTCTAATGCCTATAGACTTTCCTAAGTCAGGAATAATTTTTTCATTAAATTTCTTATATTCTTCATCCTTTATTGAATATAAAAACTC
The sequence above is drawn from the Haloimpatiens massiliensis genome and encodes:
- a CDS encoding transglutaminase domain-containing protein: MNWIKERGALIFGVLVNLLFAMKLLKDTLIIKGFSYFYIIFLFLISLFIYWIYSYVLKRGKYRLIATGAIFLFLFLIVYNNRNNFYGFIEKEFINNFNELYTLTEKIQPTAFAQYKFMFILAFVLVVPLVLGISYKFNNLIILMNLAYVTSMWFLGYTEDVKKNLKMFLFISLFSSGIFAYSKMRKKLLKDNVEIKLNFKKVVIFSCIFSLIVSTISIVLPQNFKGKYYTNHKGNFVNRFAKNFQNNPLDVAKGSSYNLRLSGYSNNDKKLGGRIILDDKVAFEMDGNYIKYIRGSMKNYYNGVMWKSKNISYWKKENQNIRKFGVFNTKGIKKRKVKIIPKEIRSTSLLVPLNPYDIEGVNSTVYYDNTPVFISSQIQDSPYSVKYTDGAVQTIEEFTKYIRENDINYSTYFLGEMIYDKGEESKFRDMNSIKRENIGESLIVMSDDTLKIKYGDYLQMPNSVPERVYELTYDIVAGSRSSEEKVERIINYLNKNYQYTLEVFDVPEGRDFVDYFLFDEKKGYCTYFATAMTVMCRIAGVPARYSEGFKVDRKGEGNTRINVTNEEAHAWCEVLIDPEKDIWAIADASPTPVEYRRNKKKKNANINIDDIKINKNKNKVQNIQKEQTVSENHKIKLTSKQIKIIVTILASIGILALSYVLYKVKRRKIIKSNSIIPLYCFTARRLKSIDIVRGESIGDKEFVENIKDDKLREKLSNMVDVYYKEHYGNIIENNFNRKEFINFIEKYILSVEGKFKYYVKLFFYNFIP
- a CDS encoding DUF58 domain-containing protein, with the translated sequence MKMIKINKKFIFILVISFIVAIILGGNLPYAVFYTFVVTLIIELIYIYKVMGKLHLVFRDKKNSYTVGESDDLEVLVKNYSIPYLYIFNNSIKLFDKNYHGHCVYVDSNKSEIIKLNLIFNSRGVFDLGEFNIMAYDLFNIFSLKRKYYVGDKLIKVYPKIYPIDGKWVFGDGTCDSRSINRNFNEDTSLLKDIRKYVSGDSLKRVHWKLSAKQRQLYVKNFESTSGKLANVFLNMSRESYTSKDGKWIEDKCIEIAASLINYMNINGIKSKIFINDSKNTKLEVYNGQSFNEFMEDMVNEKSDGNVDFCDFIDMNIKYISYSGLIYIVTSEVHEKIWNTLCSLINKNYKVVLLYYLADTYNAKYIDALEKIGVRTININSIIQKDFN
- a CDS encoding AAA family ATPase, which produces MSKEVELLEKIIGNMEKVIIGKNAEIRNILKGIISNGHILIEDIPGVGKTMLVKALAKSLNLSYSRIQFTPDLLPSDITGVSIYNQKTMEFQFMKGPIFANIVLGDEINRTSPKTQAALLEVMEERQVSEGNNVYKLQSPFFVLATQNPIEYEGTYPLPEAQLDRFMMKVRIGYPSQDAELSILNVYRKNEPIEDIEAVAEAEDIMLLQHKVREIYVSEDINKYIINIIDATRNNKFLVLGASTRATLALLRVSQANALINGRNYVIPEDVKENALSVLSHRIILTPSARVSNYTSDDVVKDILNTIAVPKVNENDKDK
- a CDS encoding VanW family protein: MKIKSVDKKPYRNIFIVVISVIMFLLVGFTSYAYFTVKKYQETISPGVKVSGVDLSGKTKEQAFKLLSERQKSIQKNNKITIRAEGKSYYIQYSDLNIKYNIKSTLDEVYSYGKEGNIFKKYFYIKKAKERTFAPKFTYDEKKMKNIIDGISKNVNKEPKDAKINFTNAGGIEIIPEVQGKKLLADKLEKEIKEKIEKNNGEDFNLDAPLQVAKPKATKEKLKQIDTLLATFSTSYRSSSYARATNVKLSTESINGTLIMPGEVFSFNDVVGRRTAEKGYMAAGVIVGNKLESGLGGGVCQVSSTLYNVVLKTGLSSVERAHHSFPSSYVPYGMDATVDYGNIDYKFKNTFKYPIYIVGHTGGRVVTFNIYSNKSLKNRTYSLENNIYQTLQASSQTKDDPNLEEGKTEQIQPAHTGYKVKVYRNIYENGNLVKKELVSDDFYRPVNGIVKKGTKKPEKKPEENPKPNTKPSEEPSKPNAETPKQEEVPEKPVDTTKTGTKPANQSTNNTKTN
- a CDS encoding M42 family metallopeptidase; protein product: MNLNERKIKYYLNNVLTIPSPTGYTSKIMDYIKEELHIISAYYYTTNKGAIIVSIKGKDDENQRTLSAHVDTLGAMVKGINSNGTLALTPLGGYMMNSIEGENCTVETIEGKVFTGTIQTKKPSVHISGNDARELKRTPENMEVVLDEKVFSKEDVEKLEINVGDFICLDSRTSFTEKGFIKTRHLDDKASVAILLYVIKYILENSLDLPYTTNILISNYEEVGHGACYIPPKTKEFISVDMGAPGLDQNSSEYCVCICAKDSSGPYDLDIRKKLTDICKKNNINYKIDTYPHYGSDASAALRAGYDIKTGLIGPGIFASHAYERTHMDSVLATTELVLNYCKSN
- a CDS encoding DNA alkylation repair protein, with translation MDVDNLSIIQWNKEKYEEFKEFLYSIKDEEYKKFNEKIIPDLGKSIGIRIPILKKISKSLCKNNDLMNFYNFLEEGDTYEEKLIQGMLLPNLPYEDTKNMFNNIDLYILRIHNWALCDSFVGSLKKVVKESRESFFIRTKKYIRSANPWEIRFGLVLLNNYFTDQKHIEDIFLMIRYVDSKEYYVVMGMAWLISTCYFVDGSLALEFIESEKISREVRNKSIQKILESKRLSEEERVNIKNLRKSNNRLSI